From Bordetella flabilis, the proteins below share one genomic window:
- the tolQ gene encoding protein TolQ: MQVSNDLSLFALIAHASVPVQLIMLLLLGISIMSWTYIFGKRYAIKKAHQQTRRFEDDFWSGGDLSMLQQAVASRRAEQGALARIFDAGMTEFLKARRAAASDANAVLDGARRAMRAAYQREMDALEAHLNFLASAGSVSPYIGLLGTVWGIMHAFIGLSNMQQATLASVAPGIAEALIATAIGLFAAIPAVVAYNRFTNDIDRLSIRFDSFVDEFLNILQRQVR, from the coding sequence ATGCAAGTCTCCAACGACCTGTCGTTGTTTGCACTGATCGCGCACGCGAGCGTGCCGGTTCAGTTGATCATGCTGCTGCTCCTGGGCATTTCCATCATGTCCTGGACCTATATCTTCGGCAAGCGCTACGCAATAAAGAAAGCCCACCAGCAGACGCGCCGCTTCGAGGACGACTTCTGGTCGGGTGGGGATTTGTCCATGCTGCAACAGGCGGTGGCCAGCCGCCGCGCCGAACAAGGCGCGCTGGCGCGCATCTTCGACGCCGGCATGACGGAATTCCTGAAGGCGCGCCGCGCCGCGGCCAGCGACGCCAATGCCGTGCTCGATGGTGCACGCCGCGCCATGCGGGCCGCATACCAACGGGAAATGGATGCCCTGGAAGCGCACTTGAACTTCCTGGCATCGGCGGGTTCCGTCAGCCCCTACATCGGCCTGCTCGGTACGGTATGGGGCATCATGCACGCCTTCATCGGGCTGTCCAATATGCAGCAGGCCACGCTGGCCTCGGTGGCGCCCGGCATCGCCGAGGCCTTGATCGCCACGGCGATCGGCCTGTTCGCGGCGATCCCGGCGGTCGTGGCGTATAACCGCTTCACCAACGACATCGACCGCTTGTCCATCCGTTTCGACAGCTTCGTCGACGAGTTCCTGAATATTCTGCAACGGCAGGTGCGCTAA
- a CDS encoding tripartite tricarboxylate transporter permease, with protein sequence MHQALTDLWYGFGVAFELHNLMWSFFGVLVGNLIGVLPGMGALSAISILLPLTYVMHPVPAIMMLAGIFYGSQYGGAIGAILLNLPSHPPHAVTCLDGYPLTKQGKGGTALGITMIASFFAASVGILVMVFFSPLLVEVAFKFGPTEIFSIMLLGLIAGSTMSRGSPLKGIAMTLFGLLCGVVGTDVNTGTIRLSFGLLDLSDGLELVAIAMGLFGVADFLMNVNRMTIIGTGAKLRLRDMRPSAAELKQSFLPLVRGTLVGTLFGAMPGTGPTITTFIAYALERKISKTPERFGTGMLAGVASPEAASHSKTQVDFIPTMSLGIPGDAVMALILGGLLIQGIQPGPQLITEHPDIFWGLIASFWVGNVLLVILNVPLIGIWVKLLQVPYRYLFPSALFFIAVGVFSTQNSLFQIWEALAFGVIGAVFMLLDFSVAPILLGFVLGPMVEENFRRALLLSRGDMMIFVQRPISAWFVGASTLLILIQVFAHARRKFKKRGKPMMPKAA encoded by the coding sequence ATGCATCAAGCACTAACTGATCTTTGGTACGGTTTTGGCGTCGCCTTCGAGCTCCATAACCTGATGTGGTCGTTCTTCGGCGTGCTGGTGGGCAACCTCATCGGCGTGCTGCCTGGCATGGGGGCGTTGTCGGCGATCTCCATTCTGCTGCCGCTGACATACGTGATGCATCCCGTGCCCGCAATCATGATGCTGGCGGGCATTTTCTATGGCTCGCAGTATGGCGGCGCCATCGGCGCCATCCTGCTGAATTTGCCGTCGCACCCGCCCCATGCGGTCACCTGCCTGGACGGCTATCCGCTTACCAAGCAGGGCAAGGGCGGTACCGCGCTAGGCATCACCATGATCGCATCCTTCTTCGCTGCGTCGGTCGGTATTCTGGTCATGGTGTTCTTCTCGCCGCTGCTGGTGGAGGTCGCGTTCAAGTTCGGCCCGACGGAGATCTTCTCCATCATGCTGCTGGGCTTGATCGCTGGTTCCACGATGTCGCGCGGCTCGCCGCTGAAAGGCATCGCCATGACGCTGTTCGGGCTGCTGTGCGGTGTGGTCGGGACGGACGTCAACACCGGTACGATCCGGCTGTCCTTCGGCCTGCTCGATCTGTCGGACGGTCTGGAACTGGTCGCCATCGCCATGGGCCTGTTCGGCGTGGCGGACTTCCTGATGAACGTCAACCGCATGACCATCATCGGTACGGGCGCCAAGCTGCGCCTGCGCGATATGCGTCCGTCGGCGGCGGAACTCAAGCAGTCCTTCCTGCCCCTGGTGCGCGGTACGCTGGTCGGCACGCTCTTCGGCGCCATGCCCGGCACCGGCCCGACCATCACGACCTTCATCGCGTACGCGCTGGAACGCAAGATATCGAAGACGCCGGAACGCTTCGGCACCGGTATGCTCGCAGGCGTCGCGTCGCCCGAAGCTGCCTCGCACTCCAAGACCCAGGTCGACTTCATCCCGACCATGAGTCTCGGTATCCCGGGCGACGCGGTGATGGCGCTGATTCTGGGCGGCCTGTTGATCCAGGGCATCCAGCCGGGACCGCAGCTCATCACCGAGCATCCGGATATCTTCTGGGGCCTGATCGCAAGCTTCTGGGTCGGCAACGTGTTGCTGGTCATCCTGAACGTGCCGCTTATCGGCATCTGGGTGAAGCTGCTGCAGGTGCCTTACCGCTATCTGTTCCCGTCCGCCTTGTTCTTCATCGCGGTGGGCGTGTTCAGTACGCAAAACAGCCTGTTCCAGATCTGGGAAGCATTGGCCTTCGGCGTGATCGGTGCGGTGTTCATGCTGTTGGACTTCTCCGTCGCCCCCATTCTTCTGGGCTTCGTGCTCGGACCCATGGTGGAGGAGAACTTCCGCCGTGCGCTCCTGCTGTCACGAGGCGACATGATGATCTTCGTGCAGCGTCCCATCAGCGCATGGTTCGTGGGCGCGTCCACGCTACTGATCCTGATCCAGGTCTTCGCGCATGCGCGCCGCAAGTTCAAGAAGCGCGGCAAGCCCATGATGCCCAAGGCCGCCTGA
- the ybgC gene encoding tol-pal system-associated acyl-CoA thioesterase, which produces MSSPFAESTVDVRVYYEDTDAGGVVFYANYLKYMERGRTEWLRALGFDQSRLARESGLLFVVRNLDMAYRRPARLDDVLTIRSRVTRVGRASIHFAQRAERSGELLAEGNIQVCCVDVVMKPAELPAELRATLESIQG; this is translated from the coding sequence CTGTCGTCCCCATTCGCCGAATCCACCGTCGATGTCCGTGTCTATTACGAAGACACGGACGCCGGCGGCGTAGTGTTCTACGCGAATTACCTTAAGTACATGGAGCGCGGGCGCACGGAATGGCTGCGTGCGCTCGGCTTCGATCAATCCCGGCTGGCCCGTGAAAGCGGCCTGCTGTTTGTCGTCCGGAACCTGGACATGGCCTATCGCAGGCCCGCCCGTCTGGATGATGTCCTTACCATACGATCGCGTGTCACACGAGTGGGCCGCGCTTCGATACACTTCGCGCAGCGGGCGGAGCGCAGCGGGGAACTGCTGGCCGAAGGCAATATCCAAGTGTGCTGTGTGGATGTGGTCATGAAGCCGGCCGAGCTGCCTGCGGAATTGCGCGCAACACTCGAATCTATTCAGGGATAA
- a CDS encoding NAD(P)-dependent oxidoreductase — protein MASIGSKTYDATTPKKVAFLGLGVMGFPMAGHLARAGHQVTVYNRTTSKAQDWAREFGGKAAATPREAAAGAEIVFCCVGNDDDLRGVVLGDDGAFAGMDKGATFVDHTTASARVARELHAEAQRRGMHFIDAPVSGGQAGAVNGVLTVMCGGEPEVFDKIKPVAQCYGRAVTLVGAPGAGQLAKMVNQICIAGLVQGLSEGIAFGQAAGLDMKLVLDVISKGAAQSWQMENRGATMVDDKFDFGFAVNWMRKDLGLVLEEARANGARVPVTALVDQFYGDVQKMGGERWDTSSLIKRLRD, from the coding sequence ATGGCTTCCATCGGCAGCAAAACCTACGACGCGACCACCCCAAAAAAAGTGGCTTTTCTTGGCCTGGGCGTCATGGGCTTTCCCATGGCGGGACACCTGGCCCGTGCCGGGCACCAGGTGACGGTCTACAACCGCACCACATCCAAGGCCCAGGACTGGGCCAGGGAATTCGGCGGCAAGGCAGCGGCCACGCCGCGCGAGGCCGCTGCCGGTGCGGAGATCGTGTTCTGCTGCGTCGGCAACGACGACGACTTGCGCGGCGTCGTGCTGGGCGACGATGGCGCATTCGCCGGGATGGACAAAGGCGCAACCTTCGTCGACCACACGACGGCGTCGGCGCGCGTCGCCCGCGAATTGCATGCCGAGGCGCAGCGCCGCGGCATGCACTTTATCGACGCCCCCGTATCGGGCGGCCAGGCGGGTGCGGTCAATGGTGTCCTTACGGTCATGTGCGGCGGCGAACCGGAAGTCTTCGACAAGATCAAGCCCGTCGCACAGTGCTACGGCCGTGCCGTCACGCTGGTAGGTGCGCCGGGCGCGGGCCAATTGGCCAAGATGGTGAACCAGATCTGCATCGCCGGCCTGGTACAGGGCCTGTCGGAGGGCATCGCGTTCGGCCAGGCCGCCGGCCTGGACATGAAACTCGTGCTGGACGTGATCAGCAAGGGCGCCGCGCAGAGCTGGCAGATGGAGAACCGCGGCGCCACCATGGTCGACGACAAGTTCGACTTCGGCTTTGCCGTGAACTGGATGCGCAAGGACCTGGGCCTGGTGCTGGAGGAAGCGCGTGCCAACGGCGCGCGCGTGCCCGTGACGGCGCTGGTGGATCAGTTCTACGGCGATGTGCAGAAGATGGGCGGCGAGCGCTGGGACACCTCCAGCCTGATCAAGCGCCTGCGCGACTGA
- a CDS encoding 2-hydroxyacid dehydrogenase codes for MHVLFACPHNNPDDWLPGLAAELPDCRISVWDPAGPPSGADVALVWKPPAALFAHETRLKALFNLGAGVDALLQMDELPPGIQIVRLEDAGMAVQMAEYALYALLRASRGFGQYERDQAQSKWAPMPGLRRAQWPVGVLGLGAMGARVAQAIAAFDYPVAGWSRSAHAVDGVRTYAGSEQLPEFLARTRVLVNVLPLTPETTGILNRQTLSQLLPGAHLINVGRGGHLNEDDLLALLDAGRLEGATLDVFETEPLPVSHALWRHPRVHVTPHIAASTLRDEAIAQIAGKIRKLARGEPISGVVTPQKGY; via the coding sequence ATGCACGTTCTTTTTGCCTGCCCTCACAACAATCCCGACGACTGGCTGCCGGGCCTGGCCGCGGAATTGCCGGATTGCCGGATTTCCGTATGGGACCCTGCGGGGCCGCCGTCCGGTGCGGATGTTGCCCTGGTGTGGAAGCCGCCGGCTGCGCTGTTCGCGCATGAAACCCGGCTCAAGGCCTTGTTCAATCTTGGCGCGGGCGTCGACGCGCTGTTGCAGATGGACGAGCTGCCGCCCGGGATACAGATCGTCAGGCTGGAGGATGCCGGCATGGCCGTGCAGATGGCCGAATATGCGCTCTATGCCTTGCTGCGCGCTTCCCGGGGGTTCGGCCAATACGAGCGCGATCAGGCGCAGTCGAAGTGGGCGCCCATGCCGGGCCTGCGCCGCGCGCAATGGCCGGTGGGCGTGTTGGGGTTGGGCGCCATGGGGGCGCGCGTCGCGCAGGCGATCGCGGCCTTCGATTATCCCGTGGCGGGCTGGTCGCGCAGCGCGCACGCGGTCGATGGCGTACGGACCTACGCGGGAAGCGAGCAGTTGCCGGAGTTCCTGGCGCGTACCCGCGTGCTGGTGAATGTGCTGCCGCTCACGCCCGAAACGACCGGCATCCTGAACCGGCAGACGCTTTCCCAGTTGCTGCCGGGGGCGCACCTCATCAACGTCGGCCGCGGCGGCCATCTCAACGAGGACGACCTCCTCGCCTTGCTGGATGCCGGGCGGCTCGAAGGCGCCACCCTGGACGTATTCGAAACCGAACCGCTGCCGGTGTCACATGCCTTGTGGCGCCACCCGCGGGTCCATGTCACCCCGCATATCGCCGCGAGCACCTTGCGGGACGAGGCCATCGCACAGATCGCGGGCAAGATACGCAAGTTGGCCCGCGGCGAGCCGATCAGCGGCGTGGTGACGCCGCAGAAAGGCTACTGA
- a CDS encoding tripartite tricarboxylate transporter TctB family protein, which produces MVLIGLGAIYGGLNYQIGSLSHMGPGFFPASVGTLLAITGLLIAIGARSPDKEDEGSAIPSMHPHGMPDMRGGICILLGILAFIIIGQYGGLLPATFAITFISALGDRTNTVKQALVLSVGMVFIAVVVFWWGLQLQLPLFQWG; this is translated from the coding sequence ATGGTCCTGATAGGTCTGGGGGCGATATACGGCGGTCTGAATTACCAGATCGGCTCGCTCAGTCACATGGGGCCGGGGTTCTTCCCGGCTTCGGTTGGAACGCTGCTGGCCATCACCGGCTTGCTTATCGCCATCGGCGCCCGCTCGCCGGACAAGGAAGACGAGGGTTCGGCGATCCCTTCGATGCACCCGCACGGCATGCCCGATATGCGTGGCGGCATCTGCATCCTCCTGGGAATCCTGGCTTTCATCATCATTGGCCAATACGGTGGCTTGTTGCCCGCGACCTTCGCCATTACGTTCATCTCCGCATTGGGAGATCGCACGAATACGGTGAAGCAGGCGCTGGTTCTTTCGGTCGGCATGGTTTTCATCGCCGTGGTCGTGTTCTGGTGGGGGCTGCAATTGCAGCTGCCGCTGTTCCAGTGGGGTTGA
- a CDS encoding proline--tRNA ligase — translation MRAANYHINTLKEAPAEAEIVSHQLMTRAGMIRKLAGGIYTYMPLGLRVVRKIEAIVREEMNAAGAMELLMPVVQPAELWQESGRWEQYGPELLRIKDRHQRDFVLQPTSEEVITDIARNEIHSWRQLPLNFYHIQTKFRDERRPRFGLMRGREFTMKDAYSFDRDEAGALRSYQVMYDAYVRIFTRLGLEFRAVAADTGSIGGSRSHEFQVIADTGEDLIVYNPETQYAANIELAEAAPLLAQRPAATRSLEAVPTPGAAKCEDVAALLDIPLETTVKSIVLATEPEPGQVRIWLLLLRGDHTLNEIKTAKVPGLDKGYRFATEDEILAHFGCKPGYLGPIDTRQPVQVVADRTVANMHDFVCGANREDYHYVGVNWGRDIPEPADVADLRNVVAGDPAPDGRGTLAIQRGIEVGHVFYLGTKYSSALKATFLDETGKPAMLEMGCYGIGITRIAAAAIEQNHDERGVVWPRPIAPFEVVICPVGWGKNETVRDKAEALYAALRARGIDVILDDRDIRPGVMFAEWELIGIPLRVTVGERGLKDGVLELQARSEVEAAKVPVDLALEQVLAKLETL, via the coding sequence ATGCGCGCCGCCAACTATCACATCAATACTCTCAAAGAAGCGCCCGCCGAGGCCGAAATTGTCAGCCACCAGCTCATGACCCGGGCTGGCATGATCCGCAAGCTGGCGGGAGGTATCTATACCTATATGCCGCTGGGCCTGCGCGTGGTGCGCAAGATCGAAGCCATCGTGCGCGAGGAAATGAATGCCGCCGGCGCGATGGAGCTGCTGATGCCGGTCGTGCAGCCGGCTGAGCTGTGGCAGGAATCCGGCCGCTGGGAGCAGTACGGCCCGGAACTGCTGCGTATCAAGGACCGCCACCAGCGGGATTTCGTGCTGCAGCCGACCTCCGAGGAAGTCATTACGGATATCGCGCGCAACGAGATCCACAGCTGGCGCCAGTTGCCGCTGAACTTCTACCATATCCAGACCAAGTTCCGCGACGAGCGCCGCCCGCGCTTTGGGCTGATGCGAGGCCGGGAATTCACCATGAAGGACGCGTACTCCTTCGACCGCGACGAAGCGGGGGCCCTGCGCAGCTACCAGGTCATGTACGACGCCTATGTGCGCATCTTTACGCGGCTGGGATTGGAATTCCGCGCCGTGGCCGCCGATACGGGATCCATCGGCGGCAGCCGCAGCCATGAATTCCAGGTGATCGCCGACACCGGCGAGGACTTGATCGTATACAACCCGGAAACCCAATACGCGGCGAACATCGAACTGGCCGAGGCGGCCCCGCTCCTGGCCCAGCGACCGGCTGCCACGCGCAGCCTGGAAGCCGTGCCGACGCCGGGCGCAGCCAAATGCGAGGACGTCGCCGCGTTGCTGGACATCCCGCTGGAGACGACCGTCAAGTCCATCGTGCTGGCTACGGAACCGGAGCCCGGCCAAGTGCGCATCTGGCTGCTGCTGCTGCGCGGGGACCATACGCTGAACGAAATCAAGACCGCCAAGGTGCCGGGGCTGGACAAGGGCTACCGTTTCGCGACCGAAGACGAAATTCTTGCGCACTTCGGCTGCAAGCCGGGGTATCTGGGCCCGATCGACACCCGGCAACCCGTCCAGGTGGTGGCGGACCGCACGGTGGCCAACATGCACGACTTCGTGTGCGGGGCCAACCGCGAGGACTACCATTACGTGGGGGTAAATTGGGGACGGGATATCCCGGAACCCGCCGACGTCGCCGACCTGCGCAATGTGGTGGCGGGCGATCCGGCGCCGGACGGGCGCGGCACGCTGGCGATCCAACGCGGGATCGAGGTCGGGCATGTCTTCTACCTCGGCACCAAATATTCGTCGGCGCTCAAGGCGACGTTCCTGGACGAGACCGGCAAGCCCGCGATGCTGGAGATGGGGTGCTACGGCATCGGCATCACCCGTATCGCCGCGGCGGCGATCGAACAGAACCATGACGAGCGCGGCGTGGTGTGGCCGCGGCCCATCGCCCCGTTCGAAGTGGTGATCTGCCCGGTGGGGTGGGGTAAAAATGAAACTGTTCGTGACAAGGCGGAGGCGCTGTACGCCGCCCTGCGCGCGCGCGGGATCGACGTTATCCTGGACGACCGGGATATCCGGCCGGGGGTCATGTTCGCGGAGTGGGAGCTTATCGGCATCCCCTTGCGCGTAACAGTTGGAGAGCGCGGCCTGAAGGACGGTGTGCTCGAATTGCAGGCCCGCAGCGAGGTCGAGGCCGCCAAGGTGCCCGTCGATCTCGCGCTGGAGCAGGTGCTGGCCAAGCTGGAAACCCTTTGA
- a CDS encoding response regulator, with protein MRILLVEDERDMASWLVRALAQSGFVPDHAPDARTAEAFMAGTEYDAIVMDLRLPDKHGLVVLREMRNRDDRTPVLVLTAQGALQDRVRGLNLGADDFLTKPFALEELEARLTALVRRSRGRQHPRLQCGSLAYDSESRAFTLDGSLLFLTPREHAALAALLTRSGYPVDKSQLFGKVFNHDSEANPDAIEVVLHRLRKKLAGSDIRIVTVRGLGYMLESVASESAGA; from the coding sequence ATGCGCATATTGTTGGTTGAAGACGAAAGGGACATGGCATCCTGGCTGGTGCGCGCACTGGCCCAGAGCGGCTTCGTGCCGGATCACGCGCCGGATGCACGGACGGCCGAAGCGTTCATGGCGGGCACGGAATACGACGCCATCGTCATGGACCTGCGTTTGCCGGACAAGCATGGCCTGGTGGTCCTGCGCGAGATGCGCAATCGCGACGATCGCACCCCCGTCCTGGTGCTGACGGCACAGGGCGCGCTGCAGGACCGCGTGCGCGGCCTGAACCTGGGCGCCGACGATTTCCTCACCAAGCCGTTTGCACTGGAAGAACTGGAAGCACGGCTGACGGCCCTCGTGCGCCGCAGCCGCGGCCGCCAGCATCCGCGGCTGCAATGCGGCTCGCTTGCCTACGATAGCGAAAGCCGGGCATTCACGCTGGACGGTTCCCTGCTATTCCTGACCCCGCGGGAACACGCCGCGCTGGCGGCCCTGCTTACGCGCAGCGGCTACCCCGTGGACAAGTCGCAGTTGTTCGGCAAGGTGTTCAATCACGACAGCGAAGCGAACCCGGACGCCATCGAAGTGGTCCTGCACCGCTTGCGCAAGAAGCTCGCGGGTAGCGATATCCGCATCGTCACGGTACGCGGGCTGGGATACATGCTCGAAAGCGTGGCCAGCGAGTCCGCGGGCGCGTAG
- a CDS encoding RNA pyrophosphohydrolase has protein sequence MLDREGYRPNVGIILVNTKNEVFWGKRIREHAWQFPQGGIKYGESPVQAMYRELHEEVGLKPEHVRILGRTRDWLRYNVPDHFVRREWRGHYKGQKQIWFLLRLVGRDSDVCLRATQHPEFDAWRWSEYWVPLDAVIEFKRDVYTQALNELSAILFKRHHETRYLRQRVHGQRTAENLAGGADGHAHIVG, from the coding sequence ATGCTGGACCGCGAAGGCTACCGTCCCAATGTCGGCATCATTCTCGTCAACACCAAAAACGAGGTCTTTTGGGGTAAGCGGATCCGGGAACATGCGTGGCAGTTCCCGCAGGGCGGCATCAAGTACGGCGAAAGCCCCGTGCAGGCCATGTACCGCGAACTCCATGAAGAAGTGGGCTTGAAGCCCGAGCATGTCCGCATTTTGGGGCGCACACGTGACTGGCTGCGCTATAACGTCCCGGATCACTTCGTCCGCCGGGAGTGGCGTGGCCATTACAAAGGACAAAAGCAGATCTGGTTCCTGCTGCGGCTGGTCGGGCGCGACAGCGATGTCTGCCTGCGCGCGACGCAGCACCCGGAATTCGACGCATGGCGTTGGAGCGAGTACTGGGTGCCGCTGGACGCCGTCATCGAATTCAAGCGCGATGTCTACACGCAGGCGTTGAACGAGCTGTCGGCCATCCTGTTCAAGCGGCATCATGAAACCCGCTACCTGCGCCAACGCGTGCACGGGCAGCGTACGGCCGAAAATCTGGCTGGAGGAGCTGACGGCCATGCGCATATTGTTGGTTGA
- a CDS encoding sensor histidine kinase, with product MGDETRRPWGSRVGIRALLISLLLPGVIALLVIDSWNDYQTLADITNDAYDSALLEPARVLESSIEFTPDGALQVVTPLYAQVMLESRAGLRKYFRIEEIDPPLPSGQAPRGAGVALLGMPDIPRPPAWPRSDGQPVFYDGVYRNDPVRLVALVRDLYYRGTHRQVLVVVGESTGKRIEAEDAARRKEVLRDGRMLALVVLMVWWGVAWALRPLARLRNEIHARSADDLRPLDAGRVPSEVAPLVEAVNYHVARHRHMLEEQSRFLDDASHQIRTPLAIMLTQAQYALRERDPALMRDGLRGIVAQLGRTRRLTEQLLQLAHASQGGGSPHQVLDLNEVAREVVLQYLPLAHEKQQDLGWGDVREGGESDMTGKSADVAGSEIELHEAIANLVHNAVNYAPAGARITVSVVRTETRMEVRVSDNGPGLSRALRTRAFARFDRAGVEAGGMPTSGSGLGLAIAQAYARRNGGDILLADGEPNAQGGVGLCAILWIPLLGDNPGIQEPDSLKKAD from the coding sequence ATAGGCGATGAAACGCGCCGCCCCTGGGGATCCCGCGTCGGCATCCGCGCGCTGCTCATTTCCCTGCTGCTCCCCGGCGTCATCGCGCTCCTGGTTATCGACAGCTGGAACGACTACCAGACGCTGGCCGATATCACCAACGACGCCTACGACAGCGCGCTGCTGGAACCGGCCCGCGTGCTCGAAAGCAGCATCGAGTTCACCCCCGACGGCGCATTGCAGGTGGTCACGCCGCTGTACGCGCAGGTCATGCTGGAGTCGCGCGCCGGCTTGCGCAAATACTTCCGCATCGAGGAAATCGACCCGCCCTTGCCGTCGGGGCAGGCGCCCCGCGGGGCCGGCGTCGCCTTGCTCGGCATGCCGGATATTCCACGGCCACCTGCCTGGCCGCGCAGCGATGGCCAGCCGGTGTTCTATGACGGCGTGTACCGCAACGACCCCGTAAGGCTGGTGGCCCTCGTGCGCGATCTGTACTACCGCGGCACCCACCGCCAGGTGCTGGTGGTGGTGGGCGAAAGCACCGGCAAGCGCATCGAAGCCGAAGACGCGGCGCGGCGCAAGGAGGTGCTGCGTGACGGCCGTATGCTGGCCCTGGTCGTGCTGATGGTGTGGTGGGGCGTCGCCTGGGCCTTGCGGCCGCTGGCACGCCTGCGCAACGAGATCCACGCGCGCTCGGCCGATGACCTTCGTCCGCTGGACGCTGGACGCGTGCCGTCCGAAGTGGCACCCCTGGTCGAGGCTGTCAATTACCACGTCGCCCGCCATCGCCATATGCTGGAGGAACAGTCGCGGTTTCTCGACGATGCCTCCCATCAGATCCGCACGCCGCTCGCCATCATGTTGACGCAGGCGCAGTACGCGCTGCGGGAGCGCGATCCGGCGCTCATGCGCGATGGCTTGCGCGGCATCGTGGCACAGCTGGGCCGCACCCGACGCCTGACGGAGCAACTGCTGCAACTCGCCCACGCCAGCCAGGGCGGAGGCTCGCCCCACCAGGTGCTCGATCTGAACGAGGTCGCCCGCGAGGTTGTCCTGCAATACCTGCCGCTGGCCCATGAAAAACAGCAGGACCTGGGCTGGGGCGACGTGCGCGAAGGCGGCGAAAGCGACATGACAGGCAAAAGCGCCGACGTGGCGGGCTCGGAAATCGAGCTGCACGAGGCGATCGCCAACCTCGTCCACAATGCGGTGAACTACGCGCCTGCCGGGGCGCGCATCACCGTGTCGGTGGTGCGTACGGAAACGCGCATGGAAGTCAGGGTATCCGACAACGGCCCCGGCCTGAGCCGTGCCTTGCGCACGCGGGCCTTCGCGCGTTTCGACCGTGCCGGCGTCGAAGCCGGCGGCATGCCGACCTCCGGTTCCGGATTGGGCCTGGCCATCGCGCAGGCCTATGCGCGCCGCAACGGCGGCGACATCCTCCTCGCCGATGGTGAACCCAACGCGCAAGGCGGCGTCGGCCTTTGCGCCATCCTATGGATACCCCTGTTAGGGGATAACCCTGGGATTCAGGAGCCCGACAGTCTAAAGAAAGCGGATTAG
- a CDS encoding ExbD/TolR family protein, protein MPSVRSGGRAGRRMKADINVVPYIDVMLVLLVIFMVTAPLITPGLINLPSVGQASDVPVKPLEVQISQNGDIALRLREPGANPETIGRAELVSQVRSRITADTPVVIAADGKVPYESVVKVMDELRTNGITRLGLLVDQQSSTGAAAAAAGQPQRPTPAAPKR, encoded by the coding sequence ATGCCCTCGGTACGCTCGGGCGGCCGCGCCGGCCGCCGCATGAAGGCCGACATCAACGTGGTGCCGTATATCGACGTGATGCTGGTGCTGCTGGTGATCTTCATGGTCACGGCGCCGCTGATCACGCCCGGCCTGATCAACCTGCCCTCCGTGGGCCAGGCCTCGGACGTGCCCGTCAAGCCGCTGGAAGTGCAGATATCGCAGAACGGCGACATCGCCTTGCGCCTGCGCGAACCGGGGGCGAACCCGGAGACCATCGGACGTGCTGAACTGGTCAGCCAGGTGCGTTCGCGCATCACCGCCGATACGCCGGTCGTCATTGCCGCGGACGGCAAAGTGCCTTACGAATCGGTCGTCAAGGTGATGGATGAACTGCGCACCAATGGCATCACGCGGCTCGGGCTGCTGGTCGACCAGCAATCTTCGACCGGGGCGGCTGCCGCCGCGGCCGGGCAACCGCAGCGGCCGACCCCTGCCGCCCCCAAGCGATAG